A single Pseudomonas brassicacearum DNA region contains:
- a CDS encoding ABC transporter substrate-binding protein translates to MLRSLKFTALTLGMMGAASAMAAGPDLTVVSFGGANKAAQVKAFYAPWEAAGNGKIIAGEYNGEMAKVKAMVDTKSVSWDLVEVESPELSRGCDEDMFEQLDPALFGKAEDYVKGAIQPCGVGFFVWSTVLAYNADKLKTAPTSWADFWDTKQFPGKRGLRKGAKYTLEFALMADGVAPKDVYKVLAGKDGQDRAFKKLDELKPNIQWWEAGAQPPQYLASGDVVMSSAYNGRIAAVQKESNLKVVWNGGIYDFDAWAIPRGLDKTRAEAAKKFIAFSVAPQQQKTYSENIAYGPANTQAVPLLAKDVLKDMPTTPENIANQVQIDVSFWADNGEQLEQRFNSWAAK, encoded by the coding sequence ATGTTGAGATCCCTGAAGTTCACAGCCCTGACCCTGGGCATGATGGGTGCGGCAAGCGCGATGGCGGCGGGCCCGGACCTGACCGTGGTGTCTTTTGGCGGGGCGAACAAGGCGGCTCAGGTCAAAGCCTTCTACGCACCGTGGGAAGCGGCCGGTAACGGTAAAATTATCGCTGGCGAATACAACGGCGAAATGGCCAAGGTCAAGGCCATGGTCGATACCAAGAGCGTTTCCTGGGACCTGGTAGAAGTCGAGTCCCCGGAATTGTCCCGTGGTTGTGACGAAGACATGTTCGAACAACTGGACCCGGCCCTGTTCGGCAAGGCCGAAGACTACGTCAAGGGCGCCATCCAGCCTTGCGGCGTGGGCTTCTTCGTGTGGTCGACCGTGCTGGCCTACAACGCTGACAAACTGAAAACCGCGCCGACCAGTTGGGCGGACTTCTGGGACACCAAGCAATTCCCAGGCAAGCGCGGCCTGCGCAAAGGCGCCAAGTACACCTTGGAATTCGCCCTGATGGCCGATGGTGTCGCACCGAAAGACGTCTACAAAGTGCTGGCTGGCAAAGACGGTCAGGACCGTGCGTTCAAGAAGCTCGATGAGCTCAAGCCGAACATCCAGTGGTGGGAAGCTGGCGCCCAGCCGCCGCAGTACCTGGCGTCCGGTGACGTAGTCATGAGCTCGGCCTACAACGGCCGGATCGCCGCGGTACAGAAAGAAAGCAACCTGAAAGTGGTGTGGAACGGCGGCATCTACGACTTCGACGCTTGGGCCATTCCGCGTGGCCTGGACAAGACCCGGGCGGAAGCGGCGAAGAAGTTCATCGCCTTCTCGGTGGCGCCGCAGCAGCAGAAGACCTACTCGGAAAACATCGCCTACGGCCCGGCCAACACCCAGGCAGTACCCTTGCTGGCCAAGGATGTTCTGAAAGACATGCCGACCACTCCGGAAAACATCGCCAACCAAGTGCAGATCGACGTCAGCTTCTGGGCTGACAACGGTGAGCAACTGGAACAGCGCTTCAACTCCTGGGCGGCCAAGTAG
- a CDS encoding ABC transporter ATP-binding protein, with amino-acid sequence MSQVDSSAGASDVLVSFRGVQKSYDGENLIVKDLNLDIRKGEFLTLLGPSGSGKTTSLMMLAGFETPTAGEILLAGRSINNVPPHKRDIGMVFQNYALFPHMTVAENLAFPLTVRGLNKSDVSDRVKRVLSMVQLDSFAQRYPAQLSGGQQQRVALARALVFEPQLVLMDEPLGALDKQLREHMQMEIKHLHQRLGVTVVYVTHDQGEALTMSDRVAVFHQGEIQQIAPPRTLYEEPKNTFVANFIGENNRLNGRLHSQTGERCLVELGRGEKVEALAVNVGKPGEPVTLSIRPERVSLNGASEQCVNRFSGRVAEFIYLGDHVRVRLEVCGKNDFFVKQPIAELDPELAVGDVVPLGWQVEHVRALDPLLEAN; translated from the coding sequence ATGAGCCAGGTCGATTCAAGCGCGGGGGCCAGTGATGTGCTGGTCAGCTTTCGTGGTGTGCAAAAGAGCTACGACGGCGAGAACCTGATCGTCAAGGACCTCAACCTGGATATTCGCAAAGGCGAATTCCTGACCCTGCTCGGGCCTTCCGGCTCCGGCAAGACCACCAGCCTGATGATGCTCGCCGGGTTTGAAACCCCAACCGCCGGTGAGATCCTGCTGGCCGGGCGCTCGATCAACAATGTGCCACCGCACAAGCGCGACATCGGCATGGTGTTCCAGAACTACGCCTTGTTCCCTCACATGACCGTCGCCGAGAACCTGGCGTTCCCGCTTACTGTGCGTGGCCTGAACAAGAGCGACGTGAGTGATCGGGTCAAGCGCGTCTTGAGCATGGTCCAGCTGGACAGCTTCGCCCAGCGCTACCCGGCGCAACTGTCCGGTGGCCAGCAGCAACGGGTAGCCCTGGCCCGGGCCCTGGTGTTCGAGCCGCAGCTGGTGCTGATGGACGAACCCTTGGGTGCGCTGGACAAGCAATTGCGCGAGCACATGCAGATGGAAATCAAACACCTGCACCAGCGCCTTGGCGTGACGGTGGTCTACGTGACCCACGACCAGGGCGAAGCCCTGACCATGTCCGACCGCGTGGCGGTATTCCACCAGGGCGAGATCCAGCAGATCGCCCCGCCGCGTACCCTGTATGAAGAGCCGAAAAACACCTTCGTCGCCAACTTCATCGGCGAGAACAACCGTCTCAATGGTCGTCTGCACAGTCAAACCGGCGAGCGCTGCCTGGTGGAGCTGGGGCGCGGTGAGAAGGTCGAGGCACTGGCGGTGAATGTCGGCAAGCCCGGCGAGCCGGTGACCCTGTCGATCCGTCCGGAGCGGGTGAGCCTCAACGGCGCAAGCGAACAATGTGTCAACCGCTTCTCAGGGAGGGTGGCGGAATTCATCTATCTGGGCGACCACGTCCGGGTTCGCCTGGAAGTCTGCGGCAAGAATGACTTCTTCGTGAAACAACCGATTGCCGAGCTCGACCCCGAGCTCGCTGTCGGGGACGTGGTTCCGCTTGGCTGGCAAGTCGAGCATGTGCGTGCGCTCGATCCCCTTCTAGAGGCGAATTGA